Proteins encoded together in one Heliomicrobium gestii window:
- a CDS encoding Fe-S-containing protein codes for MDNRQEKRQQFQSEKSSGKWYAGAVAATVVAAIAVYVFLGSAPKGTEAVHSYNIGTKVNYSGKIVSMAPIPTLEAENGKVELPLAVIKEKGLIRAEFKDGKKTVPVMAYVAPSGRVISAVSVCEPCDGTHFTIKNTQVACDTCDTRWDLETLKGMAGGCQSYPPDALTYEVSGDKLLLNAQDLSNWKPRI; via the coding sequence GTGGACAATCGTCAAGAAAAACGACAACAATTTCAGTCCGAAAAAAGCTCTGGCAAGTGGTACGCCGGCGCTGTTGCCGCAACCGTGGTGGCGGCCATCGCCGTATACGTTTTTTTGGGCAGCGCCCCGAAGGGAACTGAAGCCGTCCACTCCTATAACATCGGAACGAAAGTCAATTACAGCGGAAAAATCGTTTCCATGGCCCCCATCCCTACTCTGGAAGCCGAAAACGGCAAGGTCGAATTGCCGTTGGCGGTGATCAAAGAAAAAGGCCTGATCCGGGCCGAATTCAAAGACGGCAAAAAGACCGTCCCTGTCATGGCCTATGTGGCGCCAAGCGGCCGTGTCATCTCCGCCGTCAGCGTCTGCGAACCCTGCGACGGGACCCATTTCACCATAAAAAACACTCAAGTCGCCTGCGACACCTGCGACACCCGTTGGGACCTGGAGACGTTGAAAGGCATGGCCGGCGGCTGCCAATCCTACCCGCCTGACGCGCTGACCTACGAGGTGAGCGGCGACAAATTGTTGCTGAACGCACAGGACTTGTCCAACTGGAAGCCGCGGATCTAA
- a CDS encoding diguanylate cyclase: protein MDYSLLTKEELVTRLLQAEETLNRLRFRDESECKLKKILHCAPVGICITDEQGVYEDVNPAYCSIYGYEKEELIGRSFAIVCTDDNRESVFAAYGSIISNRSERSDEWEVVRKDGRKIIVYAKTMSICENDGRPKNVTFVIDITARKKYEAELLLNNRLLQRQAVTDSLTGLLNHGAIFNALEVEVIQSSGSRKELCILLLDVDNLININEEYGHIVGDSILMSVSQVVYSTVRKEDIVGRYGGKRLLIIFPDTDLASARSIAENVWRKVQQIAEYEVHVSVSGGLIQRSDETSLDVIRKAEAQLHKAKMSGMNRIVS, encoded by the coding sequence ATGGACTACTCGCTTTTGACAAAAGAAGAATTGGTTACACGTCTTCTACAAGCCGAAGAAACGTTGAATCGATTGCGGTTCAGGGATGAAAGCGAATGCAAACTGAAGAAAATTCTCCATTGCGCGCCCGTCGGCATCTGCATCACAGATGAACAGGGGGTCTACGAGGATGTAAATCCTGCCTACTGTTCGATTTATGGGTATGAGAAAGAGGAATTGATCGGAAGAAGCTTTGCGATCGTTTGCACCGACGATAATCGTGAAAGCGTATTCGCCGCGTACGGCAGCATTATCTCGAACCGGAGTGAACGGTCAGACGAGTGGGAAGTCGTGCGAAAAGACGGGAGAAAAATTATCGTTTATGCGAAAACCATGTCCATATGTGAAAACGACGGCAGACCGAAAAATGTCACCTTTGTGATCGATATCACGGCCAGAAAAAAATATGAGGCGGAACTGCTCCTAAATAATCGGTTGTTGCAACGACAGGCAGTGACAGATAGTCTAACGGGGCTGTTGAACCATGGGGCCATATTTAATGCGCTCGAAGTCGAGGTCATTCAATCGAGCGGAAGCCGGAAAGAGTTATGCATCCTCCTGTTAGACGTCGACAATCTGATCAATATCAATGAAGAATACGGTCATATCGTTGGGGACAGCATCCTGATGAGCGTGTCTCAAGTCGTGTACTCAACAGTGCGGAAAGAGGATATCGTCGGCAGATACGGGGGAAAGCGTCTATTAATTATTTTTCCAGACACCGATCTGGCATCTGCGCGCAGCATCGCTGAAAACGTATGGAGGAAAGTCCAGCAAATTGCCGAATACGAGGTCCACGTTTCCGTCAGTGGAGGCCTGATCCAACGGAGCGATGAAACCTCGCTGGATGTCATCCGCAAAGCAGAGGCTCAATTGCATAAAGCGAAAATGTCAGGAATGAATCGTATTGTCTCGTAA
- a CDS encoding Ger(x)C family spore germination protein — protein sequence MRCWLQKLGWMTLIGAMLVLQTGCWDRNELETLAFVLTMGVDRSADNQIDVIMRIGVPGNIGAEAGKSQGESIGETSKPITVTARSIPEAISLAEATVERRIDFRHLRVIIFGEELAKEGIMPHLDVMERFRQFRRTVFVWVAKDGPARDVFLTAAPVLEKSVSRYVDGIARGVIRFGYSRMPTLHDFLSEVENEQSDSVLPLVGINPTVASEKKDGQVKVMPTEKYHGLMGGKEEPGGKTLEPLHRSGGNPSEFLGVAVMQEGRMIDKWSGWEARVYGLLRDTYRSGIWVFESPARPGTFAVQIRRAKEPALDVTWEGEKPHLNIHVFLEGELMAVPSLEQLVSPEGISIFEDQVVKVITKETDRLIKKAQKEKADPFYFARFIQMRTLTMQEFDRLDWKNRFSQATYEFHIEFEIRRPGLRIQPFSETQDKGNP from the coding sequence GTGAGGTGCTGGTTGCAGAAACTGGGATGGATGACGTTGATTGGCGCAATGCTTGTCTTGCAGACGGGTTGTTGGGATCGGAACGAACTGGAGACTTTGGCCTTTGTCTTAACGATGGGCGTCGATCGCAGCGCAGACAACCAGATTGATGTGATCATGCGGATCGGCGTCCCTGGAAATATCGGCGCCGAGGCCGGAAAAAGCCAGGGCGAATCGATTGGGGAGACATCGAAGCCGATCACTGTGACGGCACGGTCGATTCCCGAGGCGATCAGCCTGGCGGAAGCGACGGTAGAACGGAGAATCGATTTCCGGCACCTCCGGGTCATCATCTTCGGAGAAGAACTGGCGAAGGAGGGAATCATGCCCCATCTGGATGTGATGGAACGATTCCGGCAGTTTCGCCGCACTGTTTTCGTCTGGGTGGCCAAAGATGGTCCGGCGAGAGATGTCTTTCTGACAGCGGCGCCGGTGCTGGAAAAAAGCGTATCCCGGTATGTCGATGGCATCGCCCGTGGCGTGATTCGCTTCGGTTATTCCCGGATGCCGACGCTCCATGATTTTTTAAGCGAAGTGGAGAATGAACAGAGCGATTCTGTTCTCCCGCTTGTCGGCATCAACCCGACCGTCGCTTCAGAAAAAAAAGATGGTCAGGTGAAGGTGATGCCGACGGAGAAATACCATGGGCTCATGGGGGGAAAGGAGGAACCAGGCGGGAAAACCCTCGAACCGCTGCACCGTTCCGGCGGCAACCCCTCGGAGTTTCTCGGCGTCGCCGTCATGCAAGAGGGAAGAATGATCGACAAGTGGTCTGGATGGGAGGCCCGCGTCTACGGCCTGCTTCGCGACACCTACCGGAGCGGTATCTGGGTCTTTGAGTCGCCCGCCCGTCCAGGAACCTTCGCCGTCCAGATTCGAAGAGCAAAAGAGCCGGCGCTCGATGTGACCTGGGAGGGCGAGAAGCCCCATCTAAATATTCACGTGTTTCTGGAAGGAGAACTGATGGCGGTTCCATCGCTGGAACAGTTAGTGAGTCCCGAAGGAATCTCCATATTTGAAGATCAAGTGGTGAAAGTGATCACGAAAGAAACGGATAGACTGATCAAGAAGGCGCAGAAAGAAAAGGCCGATCCCTTCTATTTCGCCCGGTTTATTCAGATGCGCACGCTGACGATGCAGGAGTTCGACCGGCTTGATTGGAAAAACCGGTTTTCCCAAGCCACCTATGAGTTCCACATCGAGTTTGAAATCCGACGCCCAGGCCTGCGGATACAACCCTTCTCAGAGACGCAAGATAAAGGTAACCCATAG
- a CDS encoding CBO0543 family protein, with protein MNIGKNIETVIFLVAFAIDLVGAVYIARINWKRYGLLFFLSALIGSLLCYLFLVLGYYEFSYLLFPGFLPFPFESILTAFSFYVLLGVCYSPKQWAYKIPFYWTVINLGVFAESLMEAKTEIIKYQWAWDFWDSYSAWWIYLLLFEWLGGKIIPPESRRPIPEEAFRFGRWAWFVFHGVMLPAAIGIGIYLGSMLPDK; from the coding sequence ATGAACATCGGGAAAAATATTGAAACAGTCATTTTTCTCGTGGCCTTCGCGATCGATCTGGTCGGCGCTGTCTACATTGCCCGCATCAATTGGAAACGTTACGGCTTGTTGTTTTTTCTGAGCGCCCTAATCGGTTCATTGCTGTGCTATCTTTTCCTTGTGTTAGGGTATTACGAGTTCTCCTATCTGCTTTTCCCTGGCTTCCTGCCTTTTCCCTTTGAATCGATCTTGACGGCGTTCTCTTTTTATGTCCTTCTCGGTGTTTGTTACAGCCCGAAACAGTGGGCCTACAAAATCCCTTTTTATTGGACCGTCATCAACCTTGGCGTCTTTGCTGAATCGCTGATGGAAGCCAAGACAGAGATCATCAAGTACCAGTGGGCCTGGGATTTTTGGGATTCCTATTCCGCTTGGTGGATCTATCTCCTTCTGTTCGAATGGCTCGGCGGCAAAATCATTCCGCCGGAATCGCGTCGACCGATCCCGGAAGAAGCATTTCGGTTTGGGAGATGGGCCTGGTTTGTTTTCCACGGGGTGATGTTACCGGCTGCGATCGGGATTGGGATTTATCTGGGGTCGATGCTGCCGGATAAGTAG
- a CDS encoding ABC transporter permease, with translation MTWLQLIIASLVRRPGKSLPILLGFAVCWATLFSLVTLSDGVTEAAKKETANVGTLLQVMPPAASIAFSYAGIPVASGVAISEGDLPPDTLEQLNGAGRLLPKLVTPCRVNGQKALIVGANIDDEVDVKKNWRFSEEAPLAGDLSKSRFLVGSTVAATLQLHAGSPLQITGENGAILNGTVAAVLQEMGTEEDRLIFTDLARLQQWPGKENKLTFVEVLTAQDGVNAAHQLQARLGSSVRVQGETNPGAAASRQEMADSLQRFASLVAVTVLAISSLLLYVTMNSAIHERRGELGLLAALGYRPAFVRQILISEGMLLAGTGAFAGGVSGYGLAFALAPMVIGAGFPLAFPALPWAGGILLALLLGALAALQPAAQAAAMDPVEALR, from the coding sequence ATGACATGGCTGCAACTGATCATCGCTTCGTTAGTCCGGCGACCCGGCAAAAGCCTGCCCATCCTGCTGGGTTTTGCCGTCTGCTGGGCCACCCTCTTTTCCCTGGTCACCCTGTCCGACGGTGTGACCGAAGCGGCAAAAAAGGAGACGGCCAACGTCGGCACGTTGCTCCAGGTCATGCCGCCTGCCGCGTCGATCGCTTTTTCCTACGCCGGCATTCCCGTCGCCTCCGGTGTGGCTATCAGCGAAGGCGATTTGCCCCCTGATACGCTGGAACAACTCAACGGCGCCGGCAGGCTGTTGCCCAAACTGGTGACGCCATGCCGCGTCAACGGGCAAAAGGCGCTGATCGTCGGCGCAAACATCGACGATGAGGTAGACGTAAAAAAGAATTGGCGCTTCAGTGAAGAAGCGCCCCTTGCCGGAGACCTGTCGAAAAGCCGTTTTTTGGTGGGATCCACCGTCGCCGCAACGCTGCAACTGCATGCCGGTTCCCCCCTGCAGATCACCGGGGAAAACGGGGCCATCCTTAATGGAACCGTCGCCGCCGTGTTGCAGGAGATGGGCACTGAGGAAGACCGCCTCATTTTCACTGATCTCGCCCGGTTGCAGCAGTGGCCGGGGAAAGAAAACAAGCTCACCTTCGTCGAGGTCTTGACGGCGCAAGACGGTGTCAATGCAGCCCATCAACTCCAGGCACGCCTGGGATCTTCCGTTCGCGTACAAGGAGAGACCAACCCTGGCGCCGCCGCCTCCCGCCAGGAAATGGCGGACAGCCTGCAGCGTTTTGCATCCCTGGTGGCGGTCACCGTCCTGGCGATCTCCTCATTGCTGCTCTATGTGACCATGAACAGCGCCATCCATGAGCGACGGGGCGAACTGGGGCTCCTGGCCGCTCTGGGGTATCGTCCGGCTTTCGTCCGGCAGATCCTCATCAGCGAGGGCATGCTTTTGGCCGGAACGGGCGCCTTTGCCGGGGGCGTGAGCGGATACGGGCTTGCCTTTGCCCTCGCGCCCATGGTGATCGGAGCGGGCTTTCCCCTTGCCTTCCCAGCGCTGCCATGGGCTGGCGGCATCCTCCTGGCGTTGCTGCTGGGCGCGCTCGCCGCTCTCCAGCCGGCGGCGCAAGCGGCCGCCATGGATCCGGTGGAAGCACTTCGCTAG
- a CDS encoding ABC transporter ATP-binding protein, whose amino-acid sequence MNTLVTTKKLRKSYGHGDNKVEVLHDIDLTIQEGEFLALAGPSGSGKSTLLTLIGGLNRPDSGDLIIDGIDLYRLPGEQRADFRREYIGFVFQQFHLMPYLTALENVMLPLAVTAVPAREQRRRAQELLEQMGLSGRERHLPGQLSGGEQERVAIARALINKPALILADEPTGALDSQTGEQIMDLFGQLNRSGMTIVMVTHNPDHLNHASRIIHMKDGRLR is encoded by the coding sequence ATGAACACCCTTGTAACCACAAAAAAACTTCGCAAAAGCTACGGCCATGGCGACAACAAGGTCGAGGTGCTTCACGACATCGACCTCACCATACAGGAAGGCGAATTCCTGGCCCTAGCCGGCCCTTCCGGCTCGGGAAAAAGCACCCTGCTCACCCTGATCGGCGGCCTCAACCGGCCTGACAGCGGCGACCTGATCATCGACGGGATCGACCTGTACCGCCTGCCGGGCGAGCAGAGGGCCGATTTTCGCCGCGAATACATCGGTTTTGTCTTTCAACAGTTTCATCTCATGCCCTATCTCACTGCATTGGAGAATGTCATGCTGCCGCTGGCAGTCACCGCCGTTCCCGCGCGGGAACAACGACGCCGCGCCCAAGAACTGCTGGAACAGATGGGCCTTTCCGGGCGAGAGCGTCATCTGCCAGGTCAGCTTTCCGGCGGTGAACAGGAACGAGTCGCCATCGCCCGGGCGCTCATCAACAAGCCGGCGCTGATCCTGGCCGATGAACCGACAGGCGCACTGGACAGCCAGACGGGCGAACAGATCATGGACTTGTTCGGCCAGTTGAACCGTTCTGGGATGACCATCGTCATGGTCACCCACAACCCCGACCACCTGAACCACGCCTCCCGGATCATCCACATGAAAGACGGGCGATTGCGATGA
- a CDS encoding L,D-transpeptidase yields the protein MPYRITVSVSKRRLYLYQNNQLKKAYPVAVGKMVTPTPTGNYKIINKQLNPGGPYGAMWMGLSKPSYGIHGTNDPGFIGRAVSHGCIRMVNKDVLELSRIVPVGTPVVILR from the coding sequence ATGCCGTATCGTATCACCGTTTCGGTGAGCAAACGACGACTTTATCTCTATCAAAACAATCAGTTGAAGAAGGCCTATCCTGTCGCCGTCGGAAAGATGGTGACACCGACACCTACCGGCAATTATAAGATCATCAATAAGCAACTCAATCCAGGCGGCCCTTATGGCGCGATGTGGATGGGATTGAGCAAGCCCAGTTACGGGATTCACGGCACGAACGACCCTGGTTTCATCGGCCGCGCCGTCTCTCACGGTTGCATTCGGATGGTGAACAAAGATGTCCTTGAATTATCGAGAATCGTTCCCGTCGGAACGCCTGTGGTCATTCTTCGGTAG
- a CDS encoding M1 family metallopeptidase: MAARAAMILFFSIALSAMTLFPPGPLALPWLPAASAEKPPLPASAPPLDYRIQCRYFPETTSIVGRVDLTWRFPGAQPLDQLALHLYPNAFRPGSTFQKESSGRHRGYAAGQGDDGEMEITRIIANVDGQSVDVTEAFRYIQPDDNNLDDKTLAAIDLPRPLRPGQTMALTMEFRTRLPRVYARSGTAGPFVMAGQWYPKLAAFERYGQRGRTKEGFNLRQFHANSEFYANFANYDVQITLPKEYTLGATGQETAPPVAQDSLKTVRFGQAWVHDFAWSADPRFHLFTRTVTPQGGRPVEIRLYCQADHIHTAERQLNAVAAALEGLATYGAYPYATLTVIDPPNDAPGAGGMEYPTLITGGTPNFPGEGSAELDRVLIHEAAHQYWYGLVASNEFEEAWLDEGMTSYAEGKILAGYKPDTRVPFRLFGLPLLNQPLRDGCPGLFRAALGPWVPDPIRLDSWKFASEQSYAVSVYNRAALALYSLERLIGEEKMQALLSSYFSRWSFRHPGTNDFLRIVAEKAGDRASILFQQWLSTPGALDYAIGSVRTANTPDGPAWTIRIDRRGELQAPVEIAVIGKDGHVQSLFWEDGGRYKEFTLSGAAPEAVVVDPGEKLALDINRLNNYWAKEPNRAAALRWSLFVASLYQGLMAFGF; the protein is encoded by the coding sequence ATGGCTGCCCGCGCTGCAATGATCCTCTTTTTTTCAATCGCCCTATCGGCGATGACTCTTTTCCCGCCCGGCCCTCTCGCTCTCCCCTGGCTTCCGGCAGCCTCTGCCGAGAAACCACCGCTGCCGGCCTCAGCGCCGCCCCTCGATTACCGGATCCAGTGCCGATATTTCCCTGAAACGACATCCATCGTCGGACGAGTGGACCTGACTTGGCGTTTCCCCGGCGCCCAGCCCTTGGACCAGTTGGCGCTCCACCTCTACCCCAACGCCTTCCGGCCCGGCTCCACCTTCCAGAAGGAATCGTCAGGCAGACACCGGGGCTATGCGGCCGGTCAGGGCGACGACGGTGAAATGGAAATCACCCGGATCATCGCCAATGTGGACGGGCAAAGCGTCGACGTGACAGAAGCCTTCCGCTATATCCAACCGGATGACAACAACCTCGATGACAAAACCCTGGCCGCCATCGATCTCCCCCGCCCTCTCCGTCCCGGCCAGACAATGGCGTTGACGATGGAGTTTCGCACCCGGCTGCCCCGCGTCTACGCCCGTTCCGGCACGGCAGGCCCCTTTGTCATGGCCGGTCAGTGGTATCCCAAACTGGCCGCCTTTGAGCGGTACGGGCAGCGGGGCCGGACGAAAGAGGGGTTCAACCTGCGCCAATTCCATGCCAACAGCGAGTTTTACGCCAATTTCGCCAACTATGACGTGCAGATCACCCTGCCAAAAGAGTACACCCTCGGCGCCACCGGTCAGGAAACAGCGCCGCCGGTGGCGCAAGACAGCCTTAAAACGGTCCGCTTTGGTCAGGCCTGGGTTCACGACTTCGCCTGGTCCGCCGACCCGCGCTTTCACCTCTTCACCCGGACCGTCACACCCCAAGGAGGGCGGCCGGTGGAGATCCGCCTTTATTGCCAAGCCGACCATATCCATACGGCGGAACGGCAATTGAACGCCGTCGCCGCCGCCCTGGAAGGGCTTGCCACATACGGAGCCTACCCCTATGCCACCCTCACCGTGATCGACCCGCCCAACGACGCCCCCGGCGCCGGCGGGATGGAATATCCGACATTGATCACCGGCGGCACGCCCAACTTCCCCGGCGAAGGCTCTGCCGAGTTGGACCGCGTGCTCATCCACGAAGCCGCCCACCAGTACTGGTATGGCCTGGTGGCGAGCAATGAGTTTGAGGAAGCCTGGCTGGACGAAGGCATGACCAGCTATGCCGAGGGCAAAATCCTCGCAGGCTACAAACCGGACACGCGCGTCCCCTTTCGTCTCTTTGGCCTTCCGCTCCTAAACCAACCCTTGCGGGACGGTTGCCCGGGGCTCTTCCGCGCCGCCCTCGGCCCCTGGGTCCCTGATCCGATCCGGCTGGACTCCTGGAAGTTCGCCTCCGAACAGTCTTACGCCGTTTCTGTCTACAACCGGGCCGCCCTCGCCCTCTATTCGCTGGAACGGTTGATCGGCGAAGAAAAGATGCAGGCGCTCCTGTCATCCTATTTCAGCCGCTGGTCCTTCCGCCATCCCGGGACGAATGATTTTCTGCGCATCGTCGCCGAAAAGGCAGGCGATCGGGCGTCAATATTGTTCCAACAGTGGCTGTCCACCCCCGGCGCCCTTGACTACGCCATCGGCTCTGTCCGGACGGCGAATACCCCCGATGGCCCCGCCTGGACGATTCGCATCGATCGCCGGGGCGAACTGCAGGCGCCCGTTGAAATTGCCGTTATCGGAAAAGACGGGCACGTGCAATCCCTTTTCTGGGAGGACGGAGGCCGGTATAAGGAATTTACCCTGTCCGGCGCGGCGCCGGAGGCGGTCGTCGTCGACCCTGGGGAGAAACTGGCCCTGGACATCAATCGGTTGAACAATTACTGGGCGAAAGAACCGAATCGCGCGGCAGCCCTCCGGTGGTCGCTGTTTGTGGCAAGCCTATATCAGGGATTGATGGCCTTTGGGTTTTAG
- a CDS encoding ABC transporter permease, with product MTFWHLISRQLKRRWGRAVFLALSLFLVAAVTTALFTASRAMQVEVANSYDQIGANISIVPANDNLSIRYGGVTVTPDEEDAPSLTDGALDRIRGIHNAESIARVAPKVMGIVPVTGEPTTIVGVSFRDELKMKKWWTIDGDRPSEAADIIVGSALAHEKGWQKGQVIGIDDDNHTPVDQSTVDHRYRITGILTPTGGEEDHLLFMDWRQAQQVLQIGNRLTFIEVSALCSSCPIEEITRQIGHTLPGTEVKAVKEALVAREAIVDRFTALSLLVAAITLIGGSLLVFLLVAASVRERTREFGLLRALGYRKSHLLRVLLAETALLALPAGVAGYGAGLAFARWTTPLIVQMDISIASRSSDAFVAATLTLLVGLAASALPAWQGATKDPVEALRSL from the coding sequence GTGACGTTCTGGCACCTCATCAGCAGACAGCTCAAACGGCGTTGGGGACGGGCCGTCTTTCTCGCCCTCAGTCTCTTTCTGGTCGCTGCGGTGACAACAGCCCTCTTCACCGCCAGCCGGGCGATGCAGGTCGAAGTGGCGAACTCGTACGATCAGATCGGCGCCAACATCTCCATTGTCCCCGCCAATGACAACCTTTCGATCCGTTACGGCGGGGTCACCGTGACCCCGGATGAAGAAGACGCTCCCTCACTGACCGATGGGGCCCTTGACCGCATCCGCGGGATCCACAACGCCGAGAGCATCGCCCGCGTAGCGCCGAAGGTGATGGGCATCGTCCCCGTCACAGGTGAACCGACGACCATCGTCGGCGTCTCCTTCCGCGATGAACTGAAGATGAAAAAGTGGTGGACCATCGACGGCGATAGACCCAGCGAAGCCGCCGACATCATTGTTGGCAGTGCGCTGGCCCATGAAAAAGGATGGCAGAAGGGCCAGGTCATCGGCATTGACGACGATAACCACACCCCTGTCGACCAGAGCACCGTTGACCATCGGTACCGCATCACCGGCATCCTGACGCCTACCGGCGGCGAAGAGGATCACCTCCTCTTCATGGACTGGCGACAGGCCCAGCAGGTGTTGCAGATCGGAAACCGTTTGACCTTTATCGAAGTCAGCGCCCTCTGCAGTTCCTGTCCCATCGAAGAGATCACTCGCCAGATCGGTCATACGCTACCTGGGACGGAGGTAAAAGCCGTCAAGGAGGCCCTTGTCGCCCGCGAAGCCATCGTCGATCGCTTCACTGCCTTGAGCCTCCTTGTCGCTGCCATCACCCTGATCGGGGGCTCCCTGCTCGTCTTCTTGCTCGTCGCCGCCAGTGTCCGGGAGCGAACCCGCGAATTCGGACTCCTGCGCGCCCTCGGTTATCGGAAAAGCCACCTGTTGCGCGTCCTTCTGGCGGAAACAGCGCTCCTCGCCCTGCCTGCCGGCGTCGCCGGATATGGCGCCGGCCTCGCCTTCGCCCGCTGGACCACGCCACTGATCGTCCAGATGGACATCTCTATCGCCAGTCGAAGCTCCGATGCCTTCGTCGCCGCGACGCTGACCCTGCTGGTGGGCCTCGCCGCTTCGGCCCTTCCCGCCTGGCAAGGCGCGACAAAGGATCCCGTCGAGGCGCTGCGTTCTCTGTAA